In the Peptoclostridium acidaminophilum DSM 3953 genome, one interval contains:
- the ymfI gene encoding elongation factor P 5-aminopentanone reductase — protein sequence MKKTAIITGASKGIGRSIAENFACKGYNVIINYNSSSREALEFEALLNAQGLSGLAFKADVSVRSEVDAMVDLCIREFGSVDVLVNNAGISVSNLFTDITEAEWDSVFATNLKGVFNCTQSALRYMLPAKKGKIINISSMWGLVGGSCEVHYSAAKAGVIGFTKALAKELGPSNIQVNCIAPGVIQTDMLSDYTDEELEVLRYDTPLMRLGKPHNIAASALFLASEDADFITGHVLSVNGGYVV from the coding sequence ATGAAAAAGACTGCAATTATAACAGGGGCATCTAAAGGGATAGGCCGCTCCATAGCCGAAAACTTTGCCTGCAAAGGATACAATGTAATAATAAACTACAACAGCTCTTCCAGGGAAGCTCTCGAATTTGAAGCTCTCCTTAACGCTCAGGGCCTCTCTGGACTCGCATTCAAGGCTGACGTGAGCGTCAGATCCGAGGTTGATGCAATGGTGGATCTTTGTATCAGGGAGTTTGGTTCAGTCGATGTGCTTGTAAATAATGCCGGCATATCCGTTTCAAATCTTTTTACTGACATTACCGAAGCCGAATGGGACAGCGTCTTCGCGACAAATCTCAAGGGCGTTTTCAACTGCACGCAGAGTGCGCTAAGGTATATGCTTCCTGCTAAAAAAGGCAAAATAATAAACATATCTTCGATGTGGGGGCTTGTGGGCGGCTCGTGCGAGGTTCACTACTCCGCGGCAAAGGCAGGGGTCATAGGCTTTACAAAAGCACTAGCCAAGGAGCTTGGACCTTCCAATATACAAGTCAACTGCATAGCTCCAGGCGTAATACAAACTGACATGCTAAGCGATTACACAGACGAGGAGCTTGAGGTGCTTAGGTACGACACACCTCTCATGAGACTGGGCAAGCCTCACAACATAGCCGCCAGCGCGCTTTTCCTGGCTTCCGAGGACGCCGACTTTATAACGGGCCATGTGCTCAGCGTCAATGGTGGATACGTCGTGTAA
- the folB gene encoding dihydroneopterin aldolase translates to MDSILLKEMVFYGYHGVLPEEKRLGQKFIVDVTLHMDLKAAGKSDNLEMTVSYHDVYIRVKDICENERFDLIEALAQRISDKILNDFYKVEEVEVAVKKPQAPIEGIFDYMQVAIRRNRND, encoded by the coding sequence ATGGACTCGATACTCCTTAAAGAGATGGTTTTTTACGGCTACCACGGCGTGTTGCCAGAGGAAAAGAGGCTAGGCCAGAAATTCATCGTAGATGTGACTCTGCATATGGATTTGAAAGCGGCCGGCAAGAGCGACAACCTTGAAATGACTGTAAGCTACCATGATGTATATATAAGGGTAAAAGATATATGCGAGAATGAAAGGTTTGATCTTATAGAGGCGCTTGCACAAAGGATTTCAGACAAGATACTAAACGATTTTTACAAGGTGGAAGAAGTTGAAGTCGCAGTCAAGAAGCCCCAGGCTCCTATTGAAGGAATATTCGACTATATGCAGGTCGCCATTAGGAGAAACAGGAATGACTAG
- the folK gene encoding 2-amino-4-hydroxy-6-hydroxymethyldihydropteridine diphosphokinase, producing MTSACISLGSNMGERLSNLKAAVDMVAGLETTALTAESAVYETEPWGLKDQDSFLNMCIKIETELSPKELLKKLQEIELGLGRKRLIRWGPRTIDLDILIYDDVQMDDEELTLPHPRITERAFVLMPLLEIAGDIIINGRHLSSWLEDISDQGIWMFKE from the coding sequence ATGACTAGTGCCTGCATCTCGCTGGGCAGCAATATGGGCGAGCGCCTCTCAAACCTTAAAGCGGCGGTGGACATGGTAGCCGGGCTAGAGACGACAGCACTGACAGCCGAATCTGCTGTATATGAAACTGAGCCATGGGGTCTTAAAGATCAGGACAGCTTTCTGAACATGTGCATCAAGATAGAAACCGAGCTTTCGCCAAAGGAGCTGCTAAAGAAGCTTCAGGAAATCGAGCTGGGGCTTGGCAGAAAGAGACTTATAAGATGGGGTCCAAGGACAATAGATCTGGATATTCTAATTTATGATGATGTTCAAATGGACGACGAAGAGCTCACGCTGCCGCATCCAAGGATAACAGAAAGGGCCTTCGTGCTAATGCCGCTTTTAGAGATTGCAGGAGACATAATCATAAACGGAAGACATTTAAGCAGCTGGCTGGAAGATATATCCGACCAGGGAATTTGGATGTTTAAGGAATAA
- a CDS encoding C40 family peptidase, with translation MIKKILLSASLILMLLNMGISSGFAQEVPNAYVKVSSLNVRNGADINSQVIGKVVSGQKLEIIEQSGKWSKARLENGSIGWVYSEYISSNGSTYLQNSGSQVVSRGGSRSSSLMVVANAKLGAKYSRGAEGPDRFDCSGFVKYVYKEVFGKVLPHSSKSQSQLGSAVSREAVQTGDIVVFATAGSSSVNHSGIYMNDGKFIHASSYDGKVVISDMSSGHYYRAFRGARRLN, from the coding sequence ATGATTAAAAAAATCTTACTGAGCGCATCGCTCATACTGATGCTCCTTAATATGGGAATATCATCAGGGTTTGCGCAAGAGGTCCCAAATGCATATGTCAAAGTCAGCAGCTTAAATGTAAGAAATGGCGCAGATATTAATTCGCAGGTTATAGGAAAAGTAGTATCAGGTCAGAAGCTTGAAATTATCGAGCAGTCTGGCAAATGGTCAAAAGCAAGGCTTGAAAACGGAAGTATAGGCTGGGTTTATTCTGAATACATAAGTTCAAACGGCAGTACATACTTGCAAAACAGCGGTTCGCAGGTTGTTAGCAGAGGTGGTTCAAGATCATCAAGCCTAATGGTTGTTGCAAATGCAAAGCTTGGAGCAAAGTATTCAAGAGGCGCTGAAGGTCCTGACAGATTTGACTGCTCGGGATTTGTAAAGTATGTTTATAAAGAAGTGTTTGGCAAAGTGCTGCCGCACAGTTCAAAGTCTCAGAGTCAGTTGGGCAGTGCTGTTTCGAGAGAAGCTGTTCAAACTGGGGACATTGTAGTATTTGCCACGGCAGGCAGCAGCAGTGTAAATCACTCGGGAATATATATGAATGATGGCAAGTTTATACATGCCTCCTCCTATGACGGTAAGGTTGTGATTTCGGACATGAGCTCCGGGCATTATTACAGGGCCTTTAGGGGAGCCAGACGGCTTAATTAA
- a CDS encoding formate--tetrahydrofolate ligase has translation MKTDVQIAQEAKMLPIMEVAKQIGLGEDDIELYGKYKAKISLDVYKRLADKPDGKLVLVTAINPTPAGEGKTTTNVGLSMGLNKIGKKTITALREPSLGPCFGVKGGAAGGGYAQVVPMDDINLHFTGDIHAITTAHNLLAALMDNHIKQGNALGIDINKITWKRVLDMNDRALRDIVIGLGGTANGIPRQDGFDITVASEIMAIMCLATSLSDLKDRLSRMIVGYTSDDQPVTAGQLNATGALALLLKDALKPNLVQTLENTPAIIHGGPFANIAHGCNSVTTTKTALKIADYVVTEAGFGADLGAEKFFDIKCRFADLKPDVAVIVATVRALKNHGGVAKADLGAENMKALEDGFGNLERHIENVHKFGVPAVVAINAFPTDTEKELKFVEDACRKLGADVVLSEVWAKGGEGGVELAKKVVEVAEKGAAKFKPLYPAEMPLKQKIETIAKEIYRADGVEFSAKASKELDKFEKLGFGNLPICVAKTQYSFSDNPNLKGAPKGFTVSVSNARISAGAGFIVVLTGDIMTMPGLPKVPAANHMDVLESGEIVGLF, from the coding sequence ATGAAAACTGACGTTCAAATAGCACAGGAAGCCAAGATGCTTCCAATAATGGAAGTTGCAAAACAAATAGGTCTAGGTGAGGATGATATCGAACTTTACGGCAAGTATAAGGCGAAGATATCTCTTGACGTTTACAAGAGACTTGCTGACAAGCCGGACGGAAAGCTAGTTCTGGTTACAGCTATAAACCCAACTCCAGCAGGAGAAGGAAAGACTACTACAAACGTAGGTCTTAGCATGGGTCTTAACAAGATAGGTAAAAAGACTATAACAGCTCTTAGAGAGCCATCACTTGGACCATGCTTTGGTGTTAAGGGAGGAGCAGCTGGAGGCGGATACGCTCAGGTAGTTCCTATGGATGACATAAACCTTCACTTCACTGGAGACATCCACGCTATAACTACAGCTCACAACCTGCTTGCAGCTCTTATGGACAACCACATAAAGCAGGGCAACGCTCTTGGAATAGACATAAACAAGATAACTTGGAAAAGGGTTCTTGACATGAATGACAGAGCTCTTAGAGACATAGTTATAGGCCTTGGCGGCACAGCCAACGGAATCCCAAGACAAGACGGATTCGATATAACTGTTGCATCTGAGATAATGGCTATAATGTGTCTTGCTACAAGCCTTTCAGACCTTAAAGACAGACTTTCAAGAATGATAGTAGGCTATACAAGCGACGATCAGCCTGTTACTGCTGGACAGCTTAACGCTACAGGAGCTCTTGCACTTCTTCTTAAGGATGCTCTTAAGCCAAACCTTGTACAGACTCTAGAAAACACTCCAGCTATAATACACGGCGGACCATTTGCAAACATAGCTCACGGCTGTAACTCTGTAACGACTACTAAGACAGCTCTTAAGATAGCTGACTACGTAGTTACAGAAGCCGGTTTTGGTGCTGACCTTGGAGCTGAGAAGTTCTTCGACATCAAGTGCCGTTTTGCAGATCTTAAGCCTGACGTAGCTGTAATAGTTGCTACAGTTAGAGCTCTTAAGAACCACGGCGGAGTAGCTAAAGCAGACCTTGGAGCTGAAAACATGAAGGCTCTTGAGGACGGCTTTGGAAACCTTGAAAGACACATTGAAAACGTGCACAAGTTCGGAGTGCCTGCAGTAGTTGCTATAAACGCATTCCCTACAGACACTGAAAAAGAGCTTAAGTTCGTTGAAGATGCCTGCAGAAAACTAGGCGCAGACGTAGTGCTTTCAGAAGTATGGGCAAAAGGCGGAGAAGGCGGAGTTGAGCTTGCTAAGAAGGTAGTTGAAGTAGCTGAAAAAGGCGCAGCAAAATTCAAGCCGCTATATCCAGCAGAAATGCCTCTAAAGCAAAAGATAGAGACAATAGCAAAAGAAATATACAGAGCGGACGGAGTAGAGTTCTCGGCTAAGGCTTCAAAAGAGCTTGATAAATTCGAGAAGCTTGGATTTGGAAATCTTCCAATATGCGTAGCTAAGACTCAGTATTCATTCTCTGACAATCCAAACCTTAAAGGAGCTCCAAAGGGCTTCACTGTATCAGTAAGCAATGCAAGAATATCAGCTGGTGCAGGCTTCATAGTTGTGCTTACTGGAGACATAATGACTATGCCTGGACTTCCAAAGGTTCCAGCTGCAAACCACATGGATGTACTTGAAAGCGGAGAAATAGTAGGTCTGTTCTAA
- the gcvPA gene encoding aminomethyl-transferring glycine dehydrogenase subunit GcvPA codes for MHKYIPNTEADKKSMLESIGVSSIEDLFSDIPAELKLGRELNLGEPMSELELVKHMNELADKNKSDFVCFRGAGAYDHYIPSLINHMLLRQEFFTAYTPYQPEISQGTLQMIFEFQTMLCDLTGMDVANASMYDVGTATVEAAVMAVQNKKKCKNVVVSKAVAPETRLILHTYLKQNDIEVIEVDTADGVTDMDKLTAAVGDETAGVIVQNPNFFGVFEDVEAIAGVAHDKKALLIDVVDPISLGIVKRPGDIGADIVVGDAQCFGSALNFGGPYIGFLTTKSKMARKMPGRIVGQTEDTDGKRGFVLTLQAREQHIRREKATSNICSNQGLCTLTVAIYLSTMGKSGLKEVALQCMNKAQYAYKKLTESGKFKPLYNKPFFKEFALTSDVAAADVNAKLAESNILGGYELECDYPEAKNGLLFCVTEKRTKEEIDCLAQVMEVNC; via the coding sequence ATGCATAAGTATATCCCAAATACAGAGGCGGATAAGAAGTCTATGCTCGAGAGCATAGGAGTCTCGTCTATAGAAGACCTCTTCAGCGACATACCAGCTGAGCTTAAGCTGGGAAGAGAGCTTAACCTTGGCGAGCCTATGTCGGAGCTTGAGCTAGTGAAGCATATGAACGAGCTTGCTGATAAAAACAAATCAGACTTTGTTTGCTTCAGAGGAGCAGGTGCATATGATCACTACATTCCGTCGCTTATAAATCACATGTTGCTCCGTCAGGAATTCTTCACTGCATACACTCCTTATCAGCCAGAGATAAGCCAGGGTACGCTTCAGATGATATTCGAATTCCAGACAATGCTTTGCGATTTGACTGGTATGGACGTTGCCAACGCATCTATGTATGATGTTGGAACTGCTACTGTAGAAGCAGCGGTTATGGCTGTTCAAAACAAGAAAAAGTGCAAGAATGTAGTTGTGTCAAAGGCCGTTGCACCAGAGACAAGACTTATACTTCACACATATCTTAAGCAAAATGATATAGAAGTAATTGAAGTTGACACTGCAGATGGCGTAACCGATATGGACAAGCTGACTGCGGCTGTTGGAGATGAAACTGCTGGCGTAATAGTTCAAAATCCAAACTTCTTTGGAGTGTTTGAAGATGTTGAGGCAATAGCAGGAGTAGCTCATGACAAGAAAGCTCTTCTTATTGACGTTGTTGATCCGATATCTCTTGGAATCGTAAAAAGACCGGGAGACATAGGAGCAGATATAGTAGTAGGAGATGCTCAATGTTTTGGTAGCGCACTGAACTTTGGCGGACCATATATAGGCTTCCTTACAACTAAATCTAAAATGGCAAGAAAAATGCCTGGAAGAATAGTTGGACAGACAGAAGATACTGATGGCAAGAGAGGATTTGTTCTTACTCTTCAAGCTAGAGAGCAGCACATAAGAAGAGAAAAGGCAACATCCAACATATGCTCGAACCAAGGTCTGTGCACTCTTACAGTTGCAATATACCTTTCAACAATGGGCAAAAGCGGACTTAAAGAAGTTGCGCTTCAGTGCATGAACAAGGCTCAGTATGCTTACAAGAAGCTTACTGAATCAGGCAAATTCAAACCTCTATACAATAAGCCTTTCTTCAAGGAGTTTGCTCTTACAAGCGATGTAGCTGCAGCAGATGTAAATGCAAAGCTTGCTGAAAGTAACATACTTGGAGGATACGAGCTTGAGTGTGACTATCCTGAGGCTAAAAACGGACTTCTTTTCTGCGTGACAGAGAAGAGAACAAAAGAAGAGATAGACTGCCTTGCTCAGGTTATGGAGGTGAATTGCTAA
- the gcvPB gene encoding aminomethyl-transferring glycine dehydrogenase subunit GcvPB: MKNYNKLVFEVSKEGKKAYSLPKCDVPELDAASVIPAGYLSSEEPKLPELSEVDVIRHFTNLSQKNFGLDGGFYPLGSCTMKYNPKINEDMCRIPGLVNVHPYQPEETVQGSLEVMYNLAQSLAEISGMDEVTLQPAAGAHGEYAGLLSIKEYHKKRGDLKRTKIIVPDSAHGTNPASAYVAGLEIVEIESNSQGGVDIENLKSVLNDEVAGFMLTNPSTLGLFEVNITEITKLIHEAGGLCYYDGANLNAIMGKTRPGDMGFDVMHFNLHKTFSTPHGGGGPGAGPIGVKAHLAEFLPVPVVAKKDDKFVLDYDRPNSMGKIKNFYGNYGVCLRAYAYVKSMGASGLKEVSEAAVLNANYMMHKLKGEYKLPYDQVCKHEFVLDGLRGSELEVTTLDVAKRLLDYGYHPPTVYFPLIVHQAIMIEPTETEGRETLDEFIDALLKIAEEAKKDPQILKNAPQTTLVKRLDEVKAAKDLILKYQG; encoded by the coding sequence ATGAAGAACTACAATAAGCTTGTATTTGAGGTTTCTAAAGAAGGGAAAAAGGCATACAGCCTTCCAAAATGCGACGTGCCAGAGCTTGATGCTGCAAGCGTGATCCCTGCGGGATACCTAAGCAGTGAAGAGCCAAAGCTTCCTGAGCTTAGCGAAGTGGATGTAATAAGACACTTTACAAACCTTTCTCAAAAGAACTTTGGTCTTGACGGTGGATTCTATCCGCTTGGATCATGTACTATGAAATACAATCCAAAGATAAACGAAGACATGTGCAGAATTCCAGGACTTGTGAATGTACACCCTTACCAGCCTGAAGAGACTGTACAAGGATCCCTTGAAGTAATGTACAACCTGGCTCAGAGCCTTGCAGAAATTTCCGGTATGGACGAGGTTACTCTTCAGCCGGCAGCGGGAGCTCACGGTGAGTATGCTGGTCTTCTTTCAATAAAGGAATACCACAAAAAAAGAGGCGACCTAAAGAGAACTAAGATAATAGTTCCTGACTCAGCCCACGGAACTAACCCTGCAAGTGCATACGTTGCTGGTCTTGAAATAGTAGAGATCGAGTCTAACTCTCAAGGCGGAGTAGACATCGAAAACCTTAAGTCCGTTCTAAATGACGAGGTTGCAGGCTTCATGCTTACAAACCCAAGTACTCTTGGACTCTTCGAGGTAAACATAACAGAAATAACTAAGCTTATACACGAGGCAGGCGGACTTTGCTATTATGATGGAGCAAACCTTAATGCCATAATGGGCAAGACAAGACCTGGAGACATGGGATTTGATGTTATGCACTTCAACCTGCATAAGACTTTCTCTACTCCTCATGGTGGCGGAGGCCCAGGAGCTGGTCCTATAGGAGTTAAAGCTCATCTTGCTGAGTTCCTTCCAGTACCAGTAGTAGCCAAGAAGGACGACAAGTTCGTTCTTGACTATGACAGACCGAATTCTATGGGTAAGATTAAAAACTTCTACGGCAACTACGGTGTTTGCCTAAGAGCATATGCTTATGTAAAATCAATGGGTGCAAGCGGACTTAAGGAAGTCAGCGAAGCTGCCGTATTGAATGCCAACTACATGATGCACAAGCTCAAGGGAGAGTACAAGCTTCCATACGATCAGGTTTGCAAACACGAATTCGTGCTTGATGGACTTAGAGGAAGCGAGCTTGAAGTTACTACGCTTGATGTTGCGAAGAGACTTCTTGACTATGGCTACCATCCACCAACAGTATACTTCCCTCTCATAGTGCATCAAGCTATAATGATTGAGCCTACTGAGACTGAAGGCCGTGAAACTCTTGATGAATTTATTGATGCGCTTCTAAAGATAGCTGAAGAGGCTAAGAAAGATCCTCAGATACTCAAAAATGCACCACAGACTACTCTTGTTAAGAGACTTGATGAAGTTAAGGCTGCTAAAGACCTTATACTAAAATATCAAGGCTAA
- the folP gene encoding dihydropteroate synthase — MFEFSKKTYIMGILNITPDSFSDGGSYGSVQEAVERAKAMIVEGADIIDVGGESTRPGYTLLSDQEEIDRIRPVITELVKEINVPISIDTYKAGVAREALRLGAHIINDIWGLQREPEIAKAIAEHDAYAVVMHNQDGTEYKGDIIESINDFLKRSIQIAVDAGVDESKIILDPGIGFGKTSEQNMHVMKRLSEIKALGYPVLLGTSRKSMIGKILDLPPKERVEGTVATTVMGIMQGMDIVRVHDVKENYRAAKVTDAIWRGDF, encoded by the coding sequence GTGTTTGAATTTTCAAAGAAGACATATATAATGGGAATACTAAACATCACCCCCGACAGCTTTTCTGACGGCGGCAGCTACGGTTCCGTCCAGGAGGCGGTCGAGAGGGCGAAGGCAATGATAGTCGAGGGAGCCGACATAATAGATGTGGGCGGTGAGTCTACAAGACCTGGTTATACTTTGCTCTCGGACCAGGAAGAGATTGATAGAATAAGACCCGTGATTACTGAGCTTGTAAAAGAAATAAACGTGCCGATATCTATTGACACGTACAAGGCGGGTGTCGCCAGAGAAGCGTTAAGGCTTGGAGCGCACATAATAAATGACATATGGGGACTCCAAAGAGAGCCTGAGATTGCCAAGGCCATAGCCGAGCATGACGCCTACGCAGTAGTAATGCACAACCAGGATGGTACCGAATATAAAGGCGACATAATAGAAAGCATAAACGACTTTCTGAAAAGAAGCATACAGATAGCTGTGGACGCAGGCGTGGACGAAAGCAAGATAATACTTGATCCGGGCATAGGCTTTGGCAAGACCTCTGAGCAGAACATGCATGTAATGAAGAGGCTTTCTGAAATAAAAGCGCTTGGATATCCTGTACTGCTGGGCACATCCAGAAAATCCATGATAGGCAAGATACTTGACTTGCCGCCCAAAGAAAGAGTAGAGGGCACGGTGGCTACGACGGTAATGGGCATAATGCAGGGCATGGACATAGTGCGCGTGCACGATGTAAAGGAAAACTATAGAGCCGCCAAGGTTACTGATGCAATATGGAGAGGTGATTTTTAA
- the gcvT gene encoding glycine cleavage system aminomethyltransferase GcvT, with translation MENVKKTALYDLHVKYGGKIIEFCGWALPTQYEGGGINAEHEAVRTAAGMFDVSHMGEVEVKGKEAEKFINYLVPNDITVLEPNQVLYTQFCYPHGGTVDDLLVYKYTNEDYLLVINAANVDKDYAWIVENSKGFDVSLKNISPEVSEIALQGPNAEKILQKLTDTDLAQVKFFYCKKDVNIGGASCLISRTGYTGEDGFEIYTSNEDVSAVWEKLMEAGKDLGIKPAGLGCRDTLRFEVALPLYGNELGEDISPLEAGLGYFVKLDKEADFIGKEALKKQKAEGLKRKLVGLELKGKGIARHECEVYSGDKKVGFVTTGYQSPSTGKVVALAIVDTEYTEMGTQLEIQIRKNRVPAEVVAKKFYNKSYKK, from the coding sequence ATGGAAAATGTTAAAAAGACAGCCCTTTACGATCTTCATGTGAAATACGGGGGCAAAATAATTGAATTCTGTGGTTGGGCTCTGCCTACTCAATACGAGGGCGGCGGAATAAACGCTGAGCACGAGGCTGTTAGAACTGCAGCTGGTATGTTCGACGTATCTCACATGGGTGAGGTTGAAGTTAAGGGTAAGGAAGCTGAAAAATTCATAAATTATCTTGTGCCTAATGATATAACTGTATTGGAGCCAAACCAGGTTCTATACACTCAGTTCTGCTATCCTCACGGAGGAACTGTAGACGACCTGCTTGTTTACAAATACACTAATGAAGACTATCTGCTTGTTATAAACGCTGCTAACGTAGACAAGGACTATGCATGGATAGTTGAGAATTCTAAAGGCTTTGATGTAAGTCTTAAGAATATATCTCCTGAGGTTTCCGAAATAGCTCTTCAAGGACCTAACGCTGAGAAAATACTTCAGAAGCTTACAGATACTGATCTTGCACAGGTTAAATTCTTCTACTGCAAGAAGGACGTTAACATAGGCGGAGCAAGCTGCCTTATATCTAGAACAGGCTACACTGGTGAAGACGGCTTCGAGATATATACTTCAAACGAAGATGTTTCAGCTGTATGGGAAAAGCTTATGGAAGCAGGAAAAGATCTTGGAATCAAGCCAGCAGGACTTGGATGTAGAGATACTCTAAGATTCGAAGTTGCACTTCCACTATACGGAAACGAGCTAGGAGAAGACATATCTCCACTTGAAGCTGGACTAGGATACTTCGTTAAGCTAGACAAAGAGGCTGACTTCATAGGCAAGGAAGCTCTTAAGAAGCAAAAGGCTGAAGGTCTTAAGAGAAAGCTTGTTGGACTTGAGCTAAAAGGCAAAGGTATAGCAAGACATGAGTGCGAAGTTTACTCAGGAGACAAGAAAGTGGGCTTTGTAACTACTGGATACCAATCTCCAAGCACTGGCAAAGTAGTGGCTCTTGCTATAGTAGATACAGAATACACTGAAATGGGAACACAGCTTGAAATTCAAATAAGAAAGAACAGAGTGCCTGCAGAAGTGGTTGCTAAGAAATTCTACAACAAAAGCTACAAAAAATAG
- the gcvH gene encoding glycine cleavage system protein GcvH: MSKIVQGLYYTTHHDWVKVDGNKAYVGATDYAQHALGDIVYVELPEVGEEFGVEDAYGVIESVKAASDAYAPLSGKIVEVNSELEDAPESINEAPYEKWLVAIEMSDASELEKLMDASAYEDFCNKEA; this comes from the coding sequence ATGAGCAAAATAGTACAAGGACTTTATTACACAACTCACCATGACTGGGTTAAGGTTGACGGAAACAAGGCATATGTAGGTGCTACAGACTACGCACAGCACGCTCTAGGAGATATAGTATACGTTGAGCTTCCAGAAGTGGGAGAAGAATTTGGCGTTGAAGATGCATACGGCGTTATAGAATCAGTTAAGGCGGCTTCAGATGCTTACGCTCCACTAAGCGGAAAAATAGTTGAAGTTAACAGCGAGCTTGAAGATGCTCCTGAGAGCATAAACGAAGCTCCATACGAAAAATGGCTTGTAGCTATAGAAATGAGCGACGCATCAGAACTAGAAAAACTAATGGACGCTAGCGCTTACGAAGACTTCTGCAACAAGGAGGCTTAA
- a CDS encoding nucleotidyltransferase domain-containing protein, with the protein MKLYNKEINKINGNVIAIMLVGSYPHLQKGEGKDIDIFVILDEGSNQTRRIKIIDGVELDINYFPLEVAKRLIADGEYFFIYELSERASVLLDTGYAETLIKNARIRYQKGPKKATHEDICLMKHETDALIRRTITETDVVQRNINAVSCLAKMLKAYFTSRGIWCPKEKNIVNALRENDETLYLMAKEFIEDMDTENLEKISEKVFHNVCMPDELNIEY; encoded by the coding sequence TTGAAGCTATATAATAAAGAGATAAACAAAATAAATGGCAATGTGATAGCTATTATGCTTGTGGGTTCATACCCGCATCTGCAAAAAGGCGAAGGCAAGGACATAGATATTTTTGTCATACTTGACGAGGGGTCAAATCAGACCAGAAGAATCAAAATAATCGATGGAGTGGAGTTAGACATAAACTATTTTCCGCTCGAGGTGGCCAAACGGCTCATAGCTGACGGGGAATATTTTTTCATATATGAGCTTTCAGAGCGGGCAAGCGTGCTTTTAGACACTGGATATGCAGAAACGCTGATTAAAAATGCAAGGATAAGATATCAAAAGGGCCCGAAGAAAGCAACGCATGAGGACATATGCCTTATGAAGCATGAAACTGACGCGCTTATTCGAAGGACAATAACTGAGACTGACGTCGTGCAGCGGAATATAAATGCTGTGAGCTGCCTTGCAAAAATGCTAAAGGCATATTTTACATCAAGGGGCATATGGTGCCCAAAGGAAAAGAATATAGTAAATGCATTGCGAGAAAATGATGAAACACTATACCTGATGGCAAAGGAATTCATAGAAGATATGGATACTGAGAATTTGGAAAAAATCTCTGAGAAGGTATTTCACAACGTGTGTATGCCTGATGAGTTGAATATAGAATACTAA
- the folE gene encoding GTP cyclohydrolase I FolE, which yields MDKEKIKRAFRDIIEAIGEDPDREGLRDTPDRVARMYEEIFVGLNEDPRDYLDVYFEEEKYEEIVLVKDIPFHSVCEHHFVPFFGKAHVAYIPKGGRLTGLSKLARVVDVVAKRPQLQERISQTVADIIMEKLQPYGVVVVIEAEHMCMTMRGVKKPGSTTVTSAIRGIFKNDTAARAEIMSLIK from the coding sequence ATGGATAAGGAAAAAATCAAAAGAGCGTTTAGGGATATAATTGAGGCGATAGGAGAGGATCCTGACAGAGAAGGGCTTAGAGACACCCCGGACAGAGTGGCCAGGATGTATGAAGAGATATTTGTAGGACTTAATGAAGATCCAAGAGACTATTTGGATGTATATTTCGAGGAAGAAAAATATGAGGAGATAGTTCTTGTAAAAGACATTCCTTTCCATTCGGTATGCGAGCACCACTTTGTGCCCTTCTTTGGCAAAGCTCATGTTGCCTATATACCAAAGGGAGGCAGGCTGACAGGACTTTCAAAGCTTGCCAGGGTAGTAGACGTAGTTGCCAAAAGGCCTCAGCTCCAGGAGAGGATATCGCAGACGGTGGCTGACATAATAATGGAAAAGCTTCAGCCGTATGGAGTTGTAGTAGTGATAGAAGCCGAGCACATGTGCATGACAATGAGAGGCGTTAAAAAGCCTGGGTCAACAACTGTCACTTCTGCAATAAGAGGCATATTCAAGAACGATACAGCCGCCAGAGCAGAGATAATGAGCCTCATAAAATAA